The Monodelphis domestica isolate mMonDom1 chromosome 5, mMonDom1.pri, whole genome shotgun sequence DNA segment GTCTCTAAAGTCCCTCCAAGTTCTAATCTACAATCCTATGGTCTGGGCTGCCTTCTTCATTGGTTCAAGAAAATCTAACAGAAGAATATGTAAATATGATTCCCCCCTCTTAACCTACCATTCAACAACGTAATGGACAGCTCCCAAGCTGGGAAATCAATGACAGTTGACTAATGAATAAGAACCATTTTGGCCCAAATGAAAAAATCTAGTAAAGAAATGTTTGCCTTGAAGTCATTAGTAGTAGCAATACATATTTCCTGAGTAGCAATGTTTTCAGAGATCAGGTAGgttttgtaaaatggaaaagagaagggtGGAGAGAGGGACTAGCCAGTGaatacacaaaaaaagaaaaagaaagaatatagtcttctggagttggagtcagagaATTTGGGTCTAGACCGTCATGCTTCCCAGGCTAACTGTATGACTTATTTGCCTCTCTGAAcctaaaaagggagagggaagcagtaaGCCCTCCTCTACCTACCTATCAGGATTGTTGTGATTatctaatgagataatgaatataaaacaTATTAGAGCCATAAAGTCTAGTAAAACATGCATCAATAGATTTTCTGAGCTATAAAAgaaccttagatatcatctagtccattCTTATTTTATGGATGGTAAAACTGAGTCATGGGGCAAGGGGGCAGCGACTTGCTTAGTGAGCTACTCACATTCCAGTCCAATGCCCTTTTATCGTATTCTCTTTGTTATCATTGCCTCTATCAATTGCAGTTACCTATAGTTAAAGATGGACTGCTTTGGGAGGTAGCAAGTTCCCCATTACTATATACCTATCAGCAACCTTTTTAGAGGGGACTCTTATTCAGGTGCAGAATGGCCTAGATGACccctaaggtccctctcagctgtAACATTACATCATTCTGTGACATGTTTCCAAGCTTAGGCACTAGCCACTGCTGGTTAACTGCCCTCTTAACTACTCCCTTCCAATTCATGCCCTTACCTCCACAAGAAATATTTCCGAATTAACTTCCCAATTTGATATTGCACCTTCATTTCGCATTCTCATTTGTACATATTAATGTAGTGCTTCCTAGATATATGTTCTGCTTCCCTAAAGGCAAGAGTGTGTGTGAAATAAAAAGACTTGTTGTTGGGTCATGTCCAAccctttgggaccccatttggggttttcttggcaaagaaattgaagtggtttgtcatctccttctttggctcattttacagaagaggaaaccaaggcacacaatagaaagtgacttgcccagtctagtgtctgaggtcaaatttgaactcaggtctttctgactccagccctaAGTCTCTGTCCActgattaaattattaaaatagcaTCTCTAGATAAGGAGAGAATTCAAAGAAAGTCTGAAAAGTGATTAGGCATTCTTAGGGGGCAAATGTCTTCTTTGAGAAAATGAATGGATTTTtgataacaaaattctctgaaagTCTTGAAGTTCAGAAACAAAGAACATGGGGCAGTGTAACTAGACCTGGGAGACTAGATTTCTAGGAAAGATTTAAAGTAAGCTTTCTTAGTATAGACTAATGTCAGGGCTTTAATTAGCAGTCATTGATAACAGTTGATGTTTACTGagaaatgaatataatgaatgaattttaaaatatttattaagcatttactagatGCAAAGCATCATAGTCCtgcctcaaggagttcacattccagTAGTAGAAGGTAGTAAAACAGAGATTTCAGCTCCGAGTGGATGGTGATGCCTCTTCTTTAATGGCATTTCCATTTATAAAATCATATCCCTTTGATGGTATCAAGGTCTTTGGGGGTAAGCACTTTGTTTCCTGGCTCTTTAGTAGCTATAGCTACTTCAGGGAAGGAGGTAGGATGGTACCCATAGAGGAAATTGTCTCCtgtgcctggaatactctctgtCTTCATCTCCATCTACTGATTTTGTTGCTTCCTTTTAAGAACAAACTAAAATCCCAGCTTCTAAAGGAAGCTTTTCCCAACCATTCTTAACTCtagctccttccctctcttctttatttcctattcatcctatATATTGCTTGTTTGTACGTGTTTGTTTGCTCAATGGAAcgcccattagattgtgagctccctgagagcagggaccatcttgtgcctttttttgtattcccagtatttaAAGCCTGGCACAgagtgctaaataaatgcataTAGACAGACTTATTGACTGACTTGCCAGGCCACATTTCCACAAGGATTGTTCCCCTGGAAGATGGATTCAGGGGAAGGGCTAGATGGAGGTGGGCACAGGGGTAAGGGTGATAGTGAAAGTCAAGCCAGAAGTGCCATTCCCAGGGCTTATGGCTAAAATTTGTACCttaacatttatatttctttaaattttgctttggggattttttcttacaaATTCTCAGGGAAACATTAGAAATgaataattaggaaataattatgCTTATTATCTAAATAGTTTCATTGAATCCTGGAGGTGATCTTGCATTGTCAACAGAACCTTGTCACAGAAGCCATCTACTAGATGGTGGCAGGGCTGTGATTCTGAATTGGCTGGGACAGTATCCACGCTGACAAGAGCAAAGGTGCTTGAAGTATCAAAATACTTTAATAAGGACTGGTAGAAAGAACTGAGTCGACTGAAGTATGTTTGACTCAATTATCCACGCCACCACAGTTCACTTGTCAGCAGCTCCCTGAATTGCAAGCACAGCTCAGGGGAAATAAATGGACTCTAAAGTACTAGCCTGGCACCTTCAAACCtataaaatgttggaaaatgtcACCCTCCCTGAACCACCAGATGACCTAcatcattttttaacccttacattctgtttcagaattgatactaagaagtaGTCCCAAGGCACAAAAGAGGTgcaggctaggcaattggggttaaatgacttggatcACctaacttggaagtgtctgaggacagatttgaacctaggtcttcccagctctaggtctggctctctattcactaagctgTCTAGATACCCCATAATTCTTATTCTTAGCTTCCCAGCTTggcaatgtttttccaaatgtacCCCCAATGTTTCTCCCCaggttcatttctctttccctcatccGCAGACTTCTCAGAATCTCCTTTGCTTTTTGACTATAGCCCCAAGCTTCCCCCCTTTGCCCTCAGAGAATCAAAAATGTCCAGAGCCAGCAGGAAGCGGGGACAACCTTGAAAAGCACTTAGGTTTGCCTCCCAACCCAGAGACTTCCAATGGTTTGAGCAAAGACTCAACTTTGAACTAGCCAAGAGAATTGTCAGGATTCTACCTATTCTTTCTCCAGATTAGTTCTCTCATCTTTCCTCTGGCTCTTCCTAGTCTAGGAAGCCCCCTCCCCAGTTGCTTTGGGGCCCCCTTGGGGTCTCTCTACCTCTACCAAGGTTGGAGTTGGGGAGGCTCTTCCCTACCCACTGCACCAGCTTATCAGAAATTCATCTGTGTCGCCTCCTCTGAAGCATGGCCAACCAATCTCCTCTCCTACACCTAGAATTTCCGCTGTGCAGGGTGATGACTGGGTGTGTGCCCTGCTAGGGAAGCACTTTGAAGATGAAACATGCTAACTATTATTTGCACCTAGCTGTGGTGCCTGGGTGGATCCCACGTACTGGGGCAAGAGTGGTGGAGCTAACCACCCAAGCCCATAAAGGACCAAATTGTTCCATCACCATAGGTATAGCCAAGCCTCAGCTGGGGGAATAAATAGGGAGCCCAGCAGCTGAGGCAGCCACTTACATTGACCCCTGGGATCCCAAAGTCTCCccagttcttttcttcttttcctccaacACTTTATAGCCCTAGAGTTCCCAAGCACCATGACCTGTGGATCAGGATTTGGGGGCCGAGTTTTCAGCTGCTTCTCAGCCTGTGGGCCCCGGCCTGGCCGCTGCTGCGTCAGCGCTGCTCCCTACAGAGGGGTGTCCTGCTACAGGGGGCTGACCGGCTTTGGCAGCCGCAGCATCTGTGGGGGCTACAGGGCTGGCTCCTGCGGCCGCAGCTTTGGCTACCGCTCTGGGGGGGTGTGCGGGCCCAGCCCCCCCTGCATCACCACTGTGTCTATCAACGAGAGCCTCCTGACCCCCCTCAACCTGGAGATCGACCCCAATGCCCAGTGTGTGAAGCATGAGGAGAAGGAGCAGATCAAGTGTCTCAACAGCAGATTTGCTGCCTTCATTGACAAGGTCAGTTTCTGTCCTTCCTGACCAATTCCTGAGCTTTGTCCAGCTCCTTCGTGCTGAGCCATCTCTGACCTCCAGAGGCAGGAGGAAGGGGACTGGCCCTGTCCCATGGGAGAGCCCACTCTGATGGCAAAGACAGAACACACACAGCTAGGACCCAGGGAGGCACAGGAAGAATCCATAAGAATCTAGTGCTAAAGAGACATAGGCAGAAGGAACTCATCTAGAACTTGGGGAAACAGGGGGAAATGGCCCCCTTGAAGTCCAAATAAAAGAGCAGTTCAGGACAATGTCATTttccaaacaaaaagaaaatacttagcCAGAGCAGGGgcagggggggtggggaggaaaatcTAGTGTCCATTCTCTTTCCCAGCCCTAGTGATGTCCCATCATCACTAATCCTTGGAAACCTCACCTACCCAGAATCCTCTCCTAAAGAGTTGAAACTTTCTAGCTTCCCAGGGAGAGGCTATTCCATCTGCTGACTTTTGTATTCAGAGCAAAGGAGATGGACCTTTGGATAGAGCAGTTCTCACCAGAGACTTGAAAATTCAAGTTCCTAGATGCTCCTGGTTTGCAGCCTCTCTTTTCTaatctctaccaaaaaaaaaaaaaaaggatgagttAGATTAGATCGGGGAGTTCACAACCTGGAATCTGTGACCTTGAattggagaggcagagagagaggaaagaaagaaagagagagagaaagagagaaagagagagagagagagagagagagagagagagagagagagagagagagagagagagagaagagagagagagagagagagagagagaaagagagagagagagagagagaaagagagaaagagagaaagagagaaagagagaaagaggagaggaaagagagaaagagagaaagagagaaagaagagagaaagagagaaagagagaaagagagaaagaaagaaagaaagaaagaaagaaagaaagaaagaaagaaagaaagaaagaaagaaagaaagagagagagagagaaagaaagagagagagaaagagagaaagaggaagggagagaggaagggaggaaagaaagaaagaacaaaccaacaaaagaaagagagaactaGATAGTAGATggacaacaaatatatatacatagatatatctatgtatatatgtggatatatataaaactactatcaatgtatttgttttcctttgtgcATTTTACTTTTTGCatctaaaacattattctgagaaaggattcaTGAATTTTACCAGTAAAAGGAGTTTGTGACACAAAAGATGAAGGGCACCACCTGGATTAGATTATCTCTTAGGTTTCATCCCtctggagcagctgggtgacacagtagatagagcatctgGCCTGGagaagacttgtcttcctgagttcaagttcaatctcagatacttactagctgtgtgaacctggacaggtcacttcaccctgtttgcctcagttttctcatctgaaaaatgatctggagaaagaaatgtcaaagcattctaatatctttgccaagaaaacctgaatggggtcatgaagagtgagacataGCTGAGCAACAACAAAAGCTCTGAATCGGTGATCATATAATCCACACTGCTTTCATTCTCAGAGGAGCTTTGAAACAAAGGGCTGCTTTACAGTGTCATCACTGAGGTTGGTAGGGGGATCAGGTCAATGAATATAGTTCTTTGGTTTGGTTGTCTACAAGAACCTCTCTGTAGGACAATGTGGATAGAGATGTGAGGTGGTTTAGTGGCAgggtgaggggtggggtgggggcttCATTGATTCCTAAAGGAGAAGGAAGATATTGATCTTTAGGTTCTCAGGAGGAGCTGAAAGGTGATGCTGAGAGCAAGAACTCTCAAACCTCTGGAGATATCTCTGCTGCTAGCACTTCTGAGTAGGGATTGATTTTACACTTAAGGAGTAAGCTTCATAAGAATGGGTGATTTAGTGATGGAGCAAcaggtttagagtcagaaagatctaggttcaaatctggcctcagacattttgaccttgggcaagtcacttaacctgtttgcctcagtttactcatctgtaaaataagttggagaaggaaatgacaaactactctagtatctttaccaagaaaacaccaaagggtcacagagtcagaaatAACAAGATCCCATCCAAGAATTTTGTGACACTAACTAGAGCAGACTGagttctctgtcttcctctctgatCTCGCCTCTGAGTTGGAACATCCAAATGTTCAGTAGCTCATGAAATACTTTttgagaagataaaatagatactGTCTTGGGCTGGCAACCTTCTGAATCCCAACATTCATTTGTTCTTCAATTGTCTGTGGCAGGGAGTAGCTaactgactcagtggatagagaaccagacctggagacaggaagtcctgggttcaagtctagcatTAGATACCTTCTgagttgtgtgactgtggacaagccCTTTacctcaattacctagccctttttGTTCTTCTCCCTGGGAATCAATgtttagacagaaggtaagggttaaaaaaaattaaaaaaatacaaaaataaaccatTTACTGTCATCTCAGTCAAAGAAACCAGATATCCAATTGGTTACTCTTTGAATTGGCCAGGGTCGATGTTGCTATGCCTCTTCCAGGTAGCCTCTGATCCCTTGGAAGTTCTGAGACCCTAGGCTGGAGTCATGGTCCTATGGGTCCCCTCTGTTGCAAGCAGGAATGACTAACCTGAAGTAACTACCATGAccatctttcttcttccctgGGCGATAGGTGCGGTTCCTGGAGCAGCAGAACAAGCTTCTGGAGACCAAGTGGCAGTTCTACCAGAACCGGAAATGCTGCGAGAGCAACCTGGAGCCCCTGTTCCAGGGCTACATTGAGACCCTGAAGCGGGAGCTGGACTGTGTGGAGGCTGACAGTGGGCGCCTGTCCTCTGAGCTTAACCATGTGCAGGAGGTGCTGGAGGGCTACAAGAAGAAGTGAGTGCTGGGAGCAGGGGAAACAGTGGTGTGCATGAAGGTCAGATGTTCCTCTGAATGAGGCTGGCTGGCTGTAATTACTGTCTGCCTGCTTACACTAGACCAGGCTTCACggaaggcagaaagaattccACAACTGTCCGTGCTCCTCTGAGTAGTTCTTGGGGAACAGAAGTGCCACAGCCCTTTGTGAAGTGTTAACCATGATCTCAACAGACAGAAATTTGCTAAGCTGACGTCAAAGTTCCCACATGCGGATTGGCCAGACctacttttctctttccctgactCTGTCTATGTCTATCAATCTCATCTTTCTCAAtgtctctccttccatctctgcTTGTCTCTAtccttctgtctctgcctctttcttctctctgtctctaccactctctgtctctctctaccccAATCCACTTGTAATTCCTAAAGGAAGAGCTAGTGTAGAATCTTCATCCCAAACTCAAGGCCCTGCATTGCTGGTAGTAGAGAACAATGGAAGCTAGTGGTTAAAATGAAGGACTTTGGTTTATTTGGGGTTATTGATCGTACAGACTCCCTGTGACTTGAGTAACTCAGAAGAACTGCACTAAATACCAAACAGGTTAAGACTCCCTGTGGGGGAAAGAAGAGTCTCTTCTTTGTAAAGCTCAGTACCCAGTTCTTCTAACACTGGCCTGGTTTCCAAAGTAAGAGCTTGGCCCACTATGGGGAAATTTTCTCATTCAGGACCTCTTACCTTTCTCCCCATTGAGAAGTATCTCCTTTGGAGAAAGAAAGTAAATCTAATAACGTCTTCTCCCTTGATCTCGTGGTAGGTATGAGGAGGAGGTAGCTCTCAAGGCCACAGCTGAGAATGAATTTGTGACTCTGAAAAAGGTAAGTGTCCATCTCCCCAGCCATATCCTACTTGAGATAGTCTCTAGGGGGATCATCGTGGTGATCTAAAGGAAGGAGAAGATGCAGGGAATTACTGCCTTTAGAAGCCCCAAGCCTGAAACAttgggaaatcaactctgaataTAGATTGGAAAACAGAGAAAAGCAGAAACCAAGAACCTCCAGAGAGTTGGGATAATAATGGTGGCAATGAACTATAGGTGATTCAAGATGGtttccaagaaagaaggaaagaaagagagaggggggagagaaagaaagagagaaagaaaaagagagagaaagagagaggggggggaggaagggaaggagggaggaagagaggaaggaaggaaggaaggaaggaaggaaggaaggaaggaaggaaggaaggaaggaaggaaggaaggaaggaaggaaggaaggaaggaaggaaggaaggaaggaaggaaggaaggaaggaaggaaggaaggaaggaaggaaggaaggaaggaaggaaggaaggaaggaaggaaggaaggaaggaaggaaggaaggaaggaaggaaggaaggaaggaaggaaggaaggaaggaaggaaggaagatttggGGATAGGGAAATGGGGAATGGAGGTTGACCTATTGCTCATCAACTTGACATCCAATCGAGAATTTCAGTGTACTCTAGAGGAACACTTTTCTCTGAAATGCAGTATAGGTGTTCTAGGAGATATTATTTGAAAATTTCGGACCATTTCAGATCACTAAACTTGAAGAAAGGGGTTTTTTATCTGTTttaagggtctgtcttccaggaAGACTGTAAAGATAGAAGGGATTCAAGTTGGAATATAGACCAAAGTATGAACTATGGGTCTGAGATGCTGGTGGGATAGCTAAAATGTCCTATTTGGGCTGTTCTTTGAACTTGAACGTGTGGTTTTTCTGTTGTCCTTATAGGAAGTCGATTGTGCCTACCTTCAGAAGTCTGATCTGGAGGCCAATGCTGAAGCTCTGACAGAAGAGATAAACTTCCTCCGGGCTTTATATGAAGAGGTAAAGGACAGACTCTCataaagagagatgagagaaagtaAGATGGTAGCAGTGATGGCAGCCACAGCAGCAGAAAAGGAGTTGATGCTAATTGGAAATAGGTGTTAATGGTAATGGAAGAATTGAGGATTAGTCCTAGATTGTGAACTTGAGTAACTAGAATGGAGACTGAtatcctcaacagaaatagggaaatttagtAGAGAGATAAGTTTTGGGGGAAAGCACAAATTGTATTTTGGATTAGAAATGCCTATGGGACATCAGCCAGATAGTAATGTTGACTtagagttcaggagagagatttGAATTGGATGTGTAGATTTGGAAGTTACCTGATAAATATAGAAGCTGAGGACTTGATGAGATATCcaaaggaaagaatagaagagTCAGTGGGAAAACTGATACTATACACTTGGTGACTATTTTGAATGCAGTTCCCCATCCTATTTTTCCTCCTGGATTTTGTTATTACCATATAAAATGCAGTTgctttttgtggatttattttgtagacTATTACTTAACTACAACAATTGCTGATTCTCTGTGTGTTTGTTCTTAGTAAAACATCAGGTCagcaaataaagataattttgtctccccccccaaaagaaaagaaagaaaaggagtcgATGGTGACTATATAAAAGATCAACTCCTGCGGTCTCAGCTAGACAGAAACCAAGAGACACAAAGGGACCATGAGATATAATAGAAAGAGGACCAGAAGCCTGGAAATCTTATTTCTACCCATGGAACTGTCACTAGCTAtaaagggattgaactagatggcctcaaaagtatcttccatttctaaaatggaTCCCATGACTTATAAGATAAAGGGATTGGTTTAAGGTCCTTTTGACCTCTAAATCTGATCATTAATTAGTCCTGACATCACCCCCATGTAGCTATAAGCCCAGGGACTAGATTCTGACCATATATCTGGCTTCCTTCCCTTTATCCAACAGGAACTCCGAATCCTCCATACCCACATCTCAGACACCTCTGTAGTGGTAAAGATGGACAATAGCCGAGACCTCAACATGGACTGCATCATTGCCGAGATCAAGGCTCAGTATGATGACATCGCCAGTCGCAGCCGGGCTGAGGCTGAGTCCTGGTACCGCAGTAAGGTAAGTGAATCTGGCTCCCTTGCCTCCTAGAAACTGAGGAAGGAATGCAGGGAAGTCTTCCCCTTTTAAAGACTCTATCCCCAAGATGGTTGAAGAGTGTCCTCCTCCAAGGATATTTAAGGGAGGGAAGATGGCTCTTGGGCTGAGGTGTCATGGAGGTAAAAGAATGGACCACTCCTGAATCCCTGTGTGAGTCACCAACCCagtttctttacttctttcagtGTGAAGAGATAAAGGCTACAGTGATCCGCCATGGGGAGAGTCTGCGTAGGACCAAGGAGGAAATCAATGAGTTAAACCGCATGATCCAGAGGCTGACCGCTGAGGTGGAGAATGCCAAGTGTCAGGTACAGGGCATACTGAGGACCTAAGCATCCGAGTATCCCCATTGGGTATTGACACTACAGCTATCCAATAGAAATCAACTTTTTTGGTATCCAATTTCAAGCCTATCCTCAATTATCCATGTCACTGCAGCTCTCTGAATTTGaatcatatatattaaaaaaaaagatgagaggtTCAATTAGATCAGTGTTGGTGAACTTTTAAAGATCACATGTCCAAACTGACCCATCAAGCTGCCTATGAGCCCCtcacattaccccagacagtggaaGGACTAAGTGTTCACATTaaactgctaggcagagggatGGAGCGTgtaaaaaatatcctcaggtgcagtgaagagggggaatggagcagacCCCTCTGGCACACTAGGGCACATGTGCCATATCTTCACCAACAGAGGACTAGATAAGATTATGTGTAATCTGTTCATTCTCTAGAGATATACCCACCCATGTGCAAGGCTCTCTGGTGTAGTCTCCCAAGATGCCAAACCTTGTTATTATTCCACAAAACCCAAATCAGAATTAATCGGGTCTGTCTGGATTTCTGGGTTCTAAAGAGTGGCATTTTAAATAAtgcatgttttaaaataatatgttaatataaaatatacaactaGGATTCAAaccaaagtaaattattttaccCATTTGGTATTCTCACTGCTCCAATATAGCAAAAGATTGGGTGGAATTTAAGGatttgggaaggagagaacaggTTGTTTCCATGGTAAGATAGCAACAGATTTGTGCCAAGTCCTTTCTGTCTCCCAAATATGCTTCCTCTTGTCTTCTGGCTGTCAATCCTTACCCACTTTCCTACTAGGCAAGCCTCCAGCAGCACTCATACCTAAGCTCTGGAATGGGAGAATAGAATGGGATCCAGATGAAAGGACATGAGACCTATGCCCTTAGTCAGGTCCTATTATAATGGAGTAGACAGAATTTAGATCAAGGACCCAGGCAGACACAAAGACCATAACACGTCCTTCTTCTCCCCAATTCCTATGCCATTAGAACTCCAAGCTGGAGGCTGCCGTGTCCCAATCTGAGCAGCAGGGTGAGGCTGCCCTTAATGATGCCCGCTGCAAGCTGACTGAGCTGGAATGTGCCCTGCAGAAGGCCAAGCAGGACATGGCATGTCTACTGAAGGAGTACCAGGAGGTCATGAACTCCAAGCTGGGGTTGGACATTGAAATTGCCACCTACAAGAGACTGCTGGAGGGCGAGGAGCAAAGGTGGGAACTTCCATCTTCCATATTCCACCTCAACATAAACCACACAGATCCAGTGTAGATTCCAGGTTTCATCCCTACATTAGTAACCACCATCCAAAAAAACTCAATTATGACTACGTTTGGTGCCCGATTTTATTTAAGGCTGATTCCTCAATGGGCAATGATGATACATCTCATTcaaaagatgggaaaaaaagtTGTGACTACCCCAAGGTTGCTTAGTGAGGGAGAAGAGGAGCTAAGAAAGGAACCTTTGGGGTCCAAACTATAAGTGACTAAGTGATCGATGGAGGATTATTGCTTGGAAGTGGAATCTGATGGGCATCCAACATAAAGAGGTTCTCATTTTGCCCAGGCACCAAAGAGCAGTCATTGCCTCAGGGGAGAGGAAGGGCTAGGTTGGGGGGGGGCCAAGCAGGTGGGAGGAGCAGAGAAGAATTCTCTCCTTTGTATCATTTTTTGGGAAGTTTTTACAAGGTTTATTTATACCCTGATGAAAAAATCCATATTTTTTAGAAGTTAACTGTGCCATTAACCTCCTGTTAGGattactgtgccataaaaatGCAGACTTTCAGTTCCTTGGTCTAGCCTACTGGGTATGGATTGAGACTGCTCAGAGGAGTTTTTTCAAACCTGGTACCTTAAAGTCAAACCTGGTACCCCTGGCATGAGGACGAGCTTATGGTTAATCTCTAACATTGTGCCTTTCTCCTTCTGCTACCCAGGCAATGTGAAGGTGTTGGCGCTGTGAATGTCTGTAAGTAACCAAGGTCCTAAAA contains these protein-coding regions:
- the LOC100012075 gene encoding LOW QUALITY PROTEIN: keratin, type II cuticular Hb1 (The sequence of the model RefSeq protein was modified relative to this genomic sequence to represent the inferred CDS: inserted 1 base in 1 codon; deleted 1 base in 1 codon) encodes the protein MTCGSGFGGRVFSCFSACGPRPGRCCVSAAPYRGVSCYRGLTGFGSRSICGGYRAGSCGRSFGYRSGGVCGPSPPCITTVSINESLLTPLNLEIDPNAQCVKHEEKEQIKCLNSRFAAFIDKVRFLEQQNKLLETKWQFYQNRKCCESNLEPLFQGYIETLKRELDCVEADSGRLSSELNHVQEVLEGYKKKYEEEVALKATAENEFVTLKKEVDCAYLQKSDLEANAEALTEEINFLRALYEEELRILHTHISDTSVVVKMDNSRDLNMDCIIAEIKAQYDDIASRSRAEAESWYRSKCEEIKATVIRHGESLRRTKEEINELNRMIQRLTAEVENAKCQNSKLEAAVSQSEQQGEAALNDARCKLTELECALQKAKQDMACLLKEYQEVMNSKLGLDIEIATYKRLLEGEEQRQCEGVGAVNVCVSSSRGGVVCGDLCTSGSRPVTGSVCSAPCSGNXVVSTGGPCVPCGPCSSITSCGLGSRGVGSCGIRLCGVGSYASSCRKC